TCCCCCACCCTCTTGGGTGACTGGTTTTCCTACAGCCTAAATCTGGTGCTGAAAACGTCACCGCTTCTCACTTTTACTTTGTTAGCTCATACGGTGCCACCTTAAAAAGACCTACTGGAACTTCTTATTGCTTGTGACTTGCTCATTTGATAAGTTGTGACTGTGTCTGGAATGGGAAGCAAGATTTTGCTTCAAGGTGATTTAACTTTAATTGCACATTTCAAGAAATGGTTCTTTCTTTAAATGAAGATTCAACTTATATAGATTGACACAATATAAGACTTCGAAGCCTGATATCGTTACTGAACAATTAAAGTAAGACTTAACAATAAAAGCAATTACAAGTAAGCAAAAAGTAACTTTTAGaaaacaaactttttattttactcagtAAACCTCTGACTATAATATTCCACATCCCTTTATAGGCAGAAAAAGACAAAGTTGAAGCTTGTTTATATCTTAAATTATATCaaaggaaattgaggcataaTTTTTTCAAGCAGGATTTGCCTGCATTACCTAAGACTACTATAGAATTTGAATTGAACAGAATAGTGAACTCCAAAGCAGACTGTGTAAAAAACCCGCTGAGATAtggaaaaaatgaatttctatatttatttctattacaaTAAGACTAACATTTGAGGGTAAGGCACTGGGttaagcactttacatttattaattcatttaatatttaaactaAGGCACAGATATAATGAATAATTCACTGAAAATCACAACTAATAAAGTTTGCTAATAAGCAGCAgacaagattcaaacccaggcaatctGGCATCAGATTAACCACTAAACTATAATCCTTCTCAAATGATAGGCTTTAGCAATATTTACTGTCATATTTTCAATAATtcccaaaacacattttttacattttcacatCTCTGAAAAAGAACATGTCTTAAAAGGATGGCATCTTATAATCATAGCTggcagtattttttctttctggataGTACATCTTAGAATCAACAGTGTCTTCTTTTCATTAAGATACACATATGTACTCACTAGGCCTGCTAAATTAGACCTTCATAAGTTGTGCCCTATATTCAAGGTATCCTGAAAGAACGGGAAGTCCACAACGATCGAAGATGACAGTGGTGTTTAAACCAGCTGAATGCTGTGGTGCAATGTACTGAGATTTATCTATACTTAGTTATGTGGATTTACGGATTCTATCCAGTTTTAATTTAACCCTCAAAAATTGGTATCTGACAAATGGTACCTGTAGAAACCACTCATTAAAGACATAAGTagtggtggggcatggtggctctcacctgtaatcccagcactctgggaggcaggcagatcgcttgagcccaggagtttgagaccagcctgagcaatatactaaaaccccatctctacaaaaaatacaaaaattagctgggtgtggtggcctgaggtgggacaatcattTGAGcgcaggagatggaggctgcagtgagctgtgatcatgccaccgtactccaacccaggtggcagagtgagatcttgtctcaaaaacaaacaaaaaaagacgtAAGCACTAATGCAAAGtatgaacaataagaaaataacagcaCTGagtcatctaaaaaaataaaaccccccTCAATGATAGTTTGATCAGTCCTGATAATtggataaaaaaatagaaatgctagACTATCTGAATATGGCTTTATATAAACCTCACTTTAAGTGGACATTGAGTTTTGAGAATTATCTAATGACAGTAGTACATACACATATGAATTACAGACATATATCTGAAGTATgtttgaattctatttttaaaaattccttggtaatatttatgtaaaataacatCCTCTCACAACTGGGGGATGGGTAGGAGTCAAACTATCATCGCATTTTACACAACGAAGACACCGATAAAAGGTAGGGTTCATTCTCATTATTCTCTGATTCTTTCTTTGCAAGTTTACCTACTTGCTAAAATGTGTAATCCCAAAACTAGCACTTGAGGTCCGTTAGCAGTTGCTCACAGACAGCCACAGAGCAGGGCAGATTCTGAGTTGCCCAGTGCACACGTTCACAGCCGAGGTAGCATGTTCCCAGATGGGGTCAAACAAGGCGACGCTCTgctttcttgtttcagctctcgtactgtaaacaagtgtccttttcGTGGCCTATTTAGGGCTAACTTTCCTGCATTTTTGTTGGTGAATCTGGTGTGTAAAATGTCTCCCAAGTGTAAAGGGCTATTTGGTATTGGCTGAATTTGTGGAGGGGGCCAACTgtatatttattgtttatgttCAAAGAGGATCTCATGAAGTTAATGATGCTGTTTGCATGACTTGTGacaaataataatgtatatttggtatgGTTTGAACGTTTGTCCTCTCTGAAACTCACGTTGAAACTTGATCTCCAATGTGGCAGTGTGGAGAGGCACAGCTTTTAAAaggtgactgggtcatgagggctctgctctgatgaatggattaatctattcatggattaatgggttatcaagTGAGTGGttctggtggctttataagaagaggaagagagacctgagctggcACGCTCAGCttccttgccatgtgatgccctgcaccACCTTGGAACTccacagagtccccaccagcaaaaACGCTCTCACCAGATGCACCCTTAAGACCCtggacttccaagcctccagaacCGTAAGAAATAAACtcagtttcttataaattatcaTTTCAGACATTCTGTTATgaccaacagaaaacagactaagactaTATTGTATTACTAGTAGAATTAGTTTATTTGCTTTACAGTCACATAACAATGATCATTAAAAAACCCATCCTTTTTACCACTTGGAACCAAACATCATGAACTTCAATGAATTAGGGTTTGATAGTTCTCTTTAAAGACAGGACTATAACTCTAACTAGACAGGTCAGTCCCTTTTAAGTGAATCTACCCTGCCACAGATACTACAGAAGAGGCAGCCCTATGTAGTTGAGTCAGTCTAGTATAGTGGCTTTTGAGGCAGAAAGACCTGAATGTAAATCCCAACCAATTACAGAAAGAAAGAGGCCAATCCATAGATTGGGACCACGGGAAATTACAGCAGATCCAAGTTGAGAATAAACAGAAACTAAAGAAGCAGAGATAAAGAGTAAGTCACTTGGTAAATGGACCAAAAGAAACTCACACTGGAGAATAGCTAAATAACATAAATGCCAGTAAGGACCACATTCCTGCTGCTGAAAACCCTGAAGCTACATTTGAGCCTTCTGTAGTTACGTTACTTATcttttaattccttttcttttctttcctttttttttttttttaagagatgaggtctcattatgttgcccaggatcaagcaatcctcccaccttggcctctccaagtgctgagattacaggcgtgagccaccacgcctggatgttatttatcttttaactaacttggttctcctgcttcagttaTGTTCTGGTGAAATTTTGTCTTCTTAATTCCATGACCTATACATCATACTCCCCCAGCACTCCATTTAACGTAGCTTAGCCCAAAGAAGTTGGAAAATTGTGTGTGAGAGAATGTAAGATTCAAGCATCCATGAGCGTGGGAGTTGCTAGACAAAAACTAAGGTCCTTTCCAGCCCCAAAAGGCCACGATTCTAACCTGTGAACCTACTCAATATTTCCTTCAACGTAACACAAATCCCTAAAATTTACCACCACCAAGCAGTAGTTCCTTTTATGGTCCTAAATAAGATCCTTTATCCAGGAATGCCCTAGGTTCCTATATTCTGAGATTTCACAAACATCCTCATTTTAGCTTCTGACTACCAATTTCAATGGTAACTTTTCTTAAGCCTTATTTTCAGAAAGTAGAGtccttatatttttagtatcttGCAACGCCCAAGCCCCCTTGCACTTCTAACCCACTACAGATACTGTACTGCAACATTTTCTCCGTGCATAAACgcctacctttctttttttaaaggctagTATATTGTTCCATTATACAAACGTACCGTAATTAATATTTCACCAGCTCTTACTAATGGACTTCCGGTCGTTTccaattatattataattattacatacaaTGCTCAGGTCAACAACTTTTTACATGTGTATCTTTAGCGTATGCAAGAGCAACTAAATTACCACTGGGTCATTTCAAGTTGCTCCTCTTTGAACTGTTTTGAGCTTAGATCTATCTCTGAACAGgaacaaaaactagaaagcaCCCCAAACTCTGGTTGCAGATGCAGAAATACAGTGTGGCACAATGCTAATGGGGGAAATGGTCTCTTCTTTGACGGATCGCCTATTAGCTTGAGACTAGATCTTAAAGGGTTCCCAAAGCAACAAAATACACTGTAATTATCGAAGAATTTTAGATACCTCAGAGATGAGGTTAAGAAATAGTAAAAGCTTAACAGTCGAAGATCTGAAGCTTCAATTTCATTCTTTGATGTTCCCGATTACAGAAAGTTCAAAgatgatgtttaaaaatattatatatgcccaaatgcttaaaaaaaaaaaggaagcatgaTAAACGTCATCGCCCAGCCTTCTTAAAGATCGCTCCCACCCGCGGCTAGCCGGGCAGAAGAGACTCGAGCGGCACCCGAGCCGCATCCACGCCGCCCGCCCGCGCCTGGGGTCTGGGTAGGTAACGGGCCCGGCGGGAAGGAAGGGCTCCCAGGCCGTCCCTCCCAGCGCTCACCTCAGCTCCTCGTCGACATTCCCGCGGGGCTGTTCGGCCGACGCCACCATAGAGGAAGTCGTAGAGGTCTTGTTCTTCAAGATCCCCTTGATGGGCCGGTGCGAGGCCGTCGAGGCCGCCATTGCCGGGCGCTCCGGCTGTCGGCTCAGGGTCGCTGCTTGGCGTGGGGTCCGCGAAGAGAGGGGTCGGCACAGCAGAGACTCGCAGGCAGCCGCAGATCCCGCTCAGGGCTAAAGCGGCCGCACCTGCTGCCTCGGAAACGGCTACCGGAGCGGTTGTCACGGCACAACGACCCCGACGCCAGAGCCAACGCCGAACGGGTGGCGACTACTCGCGCACCCTTAGCCGCTGGCACTTGACCCGCGGCTCGCGGAGAGACGCCGGCCTAGAGCTCCAGGGCAGGAGCGACGCCGACGCCGACGCCGAAGCCAAGCGGACCCGCCCTCTCGCGATATCTAGGGAGGAGGCGGGGAGAGGGCGGGGCGAGAACAAACCCGACCTCCTCGCCCCGCCCCCTCTGTCCCGCCCGGGCTGCTCGCCCCGCCCCGGCTGCTCGCCCCGCCCCCGCGCGGCGCTGGGAGGCGGGAGCTGTTTCTGAGAACCTGCGGGAGAGCTCCCGGGCTTGCTGCTGCCCGGACCCGCGCGTCTCTCGAGCACCCTCGTCCCACCACCTTGTGAGGCCgtagtgttatttttattttttagatcagCAGACTGAGACTCGAGGTGACGTCACTCCGCAGAGAGGTTAGCTGACTTGAAGAAAACGGATATCTCCTCTTTCCATTTCGCCCGTGTAAACAGCCGAACTGCCTATTATAAAAGCATGGACTGCCAGCATTGGAGTGGTCCTTAGAGGCCTATTATGAAATCATAGAATGTCTGCACTGGAATCGCCTCACCTCCTTTTACCGCTGGAGAAGCCGACGGACAGACGGGCAGCGACCCCGCCGTCGCACAACCCGTCTAGGCAGAGAGCGCAGGAGACGGGAGGGCGGCAGGGACACATCTCCCAGCCAAGGACCTCCTGGGCCCGCAGAGGCCGCGACAGGTTCCCCCCACAGAGGGAACCAACTCTGCCGCAGGTTGATGTGGACTTCAAGCCTGCAGAACGAAGAGCCCATTTCCATTGCTTAAAGCCACCTCGTGTGTGGTATTGGTTATGGCCCCTGTacactcccttccctccctctccgaAGTCCAGTCCGCAGCTCGCTCATCACCAGGCTCTTTTCCATGACTCTTTCTTGATCAGGCCTTTTTATCGTCCTCACCACAGGTTAGAGCACAGCAGACTGAGCCACCCAGAACTGGCCCCTCCGGTGGACCAGCCCCTGCGGATTCACAGACCACTGGGCCTGGAAGGGACCTTGTCAAGCAGGCCCATAAGGTGGCTATTCAGCCTGTTTTCTCCAACAACCCCAGGGGCTAGAAGCTCGCCACACCCCCGTGTAACTCATTTTGTTTTTGGACAGCTCTGACTCAGGGAGTTCTTAGATTGAGCTGACACCTGGCTCCCAGCAATGTCTGTCCACTGCTGTTGGGGGTGAGAGGAAGCGTTTTCCCCTATCTAGCACCTATAGCAGCAGTCTCACTCCCATGGCTCATCTCTGGACCGCAGTCTCATCTTCTTTAACACAGGCTCTGTGCCTTTTGAGGATGACCCTGTTCTGTGTCCTTAGGACTCTGTCCCTCAGGGATGACTGTAGGGTTCTGAAAACGATTGTTTTTATCGTCTGGCCCCTAGCCCCTAGCTCCTAGATGAGTTCCTGGCACAGAACAGGGCCTCAGTATGGGAATGGATGTGGATGGAGATAATGGAGGGGAAGTGAgctggaagggaagaagggaaacaGGGTTGCTGGTCACAGAGTGGAATGTGTTCCCCAGGGATTTGCCTCAGCCGGGGGCCTGCACAGTCACTGTTGGCACTGGCCCCACCTTTGTTCCCAGTCAAATATCCACTGGTGCCGTCTCTCCCTCCCAGGCCAGGACTGCTCAGTGGATCTAACATTACACCCTGACAGCCCTGTCCAGCCcatggagcagagagagagagttctcAGCGAGGGGAAGCAGGATGGccacctcccttcctttcctgagTTCTTTCCACCCCAGTGTTCAACACCTGTGTTGCGTCTCCTGCCCTGTCAGCAGGAGTCTAGGTCAGTGATGGCAATCCTGTTTTCAAGGGAATACACAAACTTCCCTGTATGTTCTAAATTATTGGGCAGATTTGCTTTGTTCCTGCGTGGGCTGGGAAGCATCACTGAGTTCAGCATCCCTGAACTCAACTGTGACTGGGCCCTTGATTAAGCAACAGCTTGCTTTCAGACCCTCTAATGAAAGGGACTATGATCGTATGACATAAAGTGTTTTATTACAGTTAATTAACCAACAAACATTGGAACAGGAGGTGATGAAGAGTTCTCTGAAGAACCTTGGAAACGTATTTCCCTCATCAAGAGTTAAACTTTTGTCTCCTGTACTGGTTCTTCCActcccaaacaaaaacaaatgaatgcaGATGAAGATGACTTTggtagcacttaaaaaaaaatagtttgtaaAATTGTGAGGGCcagtactgcttttttttttttgagacaaagtcttgctctgtcgcccagggtggaatgcaatggcacaatctccactcactgcaacctctgcctcctgggttcaagtgattctcctgcctcagcctcccgagtagctgggactacaggtgcctgccaccacacccagctaatttttgtatttttagtagagatggggtttcatcatgttggccaggctggtctcaaacttctgacctcaggtgatctgcccgcctcagcctcccaaagtgctgggattataggcatgagccaccacgcatggcctgcTTTTCCTTATATTTCAGAATAGTTGAACTACTTTATTCCTCAGTGTGGCCCAAATAAGATTTTCAAATGCCTCTAAACAGAGCTCTCCTTCTGTGCCTCTGCTGAGGTTTGCTCCTATAGGAAGTTATCTGGACCAAACAGCCCGAGCACTGAATTTAGCTGTATTGGTGTTACATTTCCTGTGTGTTGAGGGTTTGGCTGCCAGGAGGTGAATTGTAGATGGAATCTTTCATTCTGGTTTCAGTTTCTGGAAGTAGCTATTGAGCTCAAGgcaaatcatatatttaaagatatataCATGATTTAAGGATAATCTGGCATTTATCTCTGCTCTCTTTTTGAAGACTTCATTATCATGGTTGCCTGACCCAACACAACatatttggaggaggagaggggacacTTTTATTGTACCCCATCACGTGGCTGAGTCATTTGGCTCTCCATTCACTGGAACAGACGACTATGGACAACACCATTGGGTTTCCCACCAAGGACAGAGTTCCAAAGCAACAGTGGCTTCCATGGTTGGCTCACCCAGCCTGCCTGAGTCATTAGCTAGGTCCACAGAGTAGAGAAGTGGGTAGTGTCCCCGCCTAACATCTGGAAAAATTCCCAAAAGTTGTGACTTCATGACCACTGAGTCAGCAGCAACTCTTTTCTTGCCAAGAATAGCacattgttcttttccttttcaggTAATCCCTCCCCGGAAAGAGAAGATCACAGATTTTGTCGTATTAAATACATTGTAGAAATTCATGGTAGCAGGGGCAAGATCatttaaacaaaacagaaagtttcagagagagaaaaagccaaagacaaagattaatcatttttctgcttaaaaaaaatGGCTTTGATTTGCAACCATGGAATGCTCCActgtttctcttctcttcaaAGACATCTACTGAAAGGATTCCTTAACCTTACCAAGTGGCCAAAATACTTTTCTGAGAAGAGTCACAGAGCATAGGCCCCCCTGGGGTACACAGAGATTTCATTAGTCCCTAGATGTTTCCTGATCCTTTTAAAAACTGGTTAAATTCAGAGACTCTAGGCAATTACTTCTTTCAGAACCTGTGAGGCAAAAACGAAAGAAGAAGGCAGGACACGCAGTGTAACAAACCTTGGAATGGTAAGTAGGAGATATGAGTTAGTTTTTTGGCTAAGCTATGAATTTACCTTGTGCCTGCCAGAAATCACTCAGTCTTTTGTGACTGTAAATTTTCTGTAAGTGTTAATTGGTTTGGTTTATTATTGCAGGAAGCAAGGGAGCAATGTTGATGTTGTGTATTATAATTTCATTGTGTCAATTTTGCCAAATTATCTTGCATTTTGTTATTCTATGAACTCATAATGGGATAAGGAGTATAGGCTTTGATTCAGAACATATGTGATGTTGCTATAAATGCTTCATGGAAAAccctaaatatattttgaagcctACATAGTCAAAAGTCACCATTGGAAGACTTTTTTACTTTACTATTGTATTTATGCTCGTTAGCACTCATTCTTGTTTGAAACGTCTCAAATgcgtaattttattattttatttgactgTTGTCTCCAGATTGGTCTGAGGACTCCGCTTTCTTCACTGCCCATTCATCTTCGTACTGctctcatatttttttttaattgggatatGCAATGATCCTTAGTTTATAAATTCAACTCCACTTTGCCACACACAGTGTTACGCTTGGGCAGACAATTAGAACTTGcccttcttggccaggcgcggtggctcccgcctgtgatcccagcactttggaaggccgaggtgggcagatcacgaggtcaagagatggagaccatcctggccaacatggtgaaaccccgtctctactaaaaatataaaaattagctgggcatggtggcgcgtgcctgtagtcccagctatttgggaggcggaggcaggagaatcgcttgaacccgggaggcggaggttgcagtgagattgcgccactgcattccagcctggtgacagagcaagactccatctcaaaaaaaaaaaaaagaaaaaagaacttgcccttttttttttttttttgctcaaggAACTCAGTCTGCCAAATCCCTTGGGCCTTCACAATCCAGCCCTGTCTGTTTTTCtagtctccttttctttttacatCCACTTGCTTTCCGCTATGTTCTTCACACTAGTCACACTGCCCTTCTCAGGGTGTCAGAGCACCCTATATTCTGTCCCTTTTTCATGCCTTTACTAATCTGTGTGAAATACCGTCCCCTATTCTTGCTTTTAAATTACCGCAGTTCAAAGGtcatctccttctctgactccACACAGGCCGAGTTAGTGTTCACCTTCACTGAGATCCTAAGGAGCTGTTTGCATTCCTCTATCTCATCGTATCATCATTGTCTAAGTGTCCGTCCCTCTGCTGTGGCCTCTTTGGGAGCAGGTGCatgtcttcctcctctttctcccctgACAGCATGACTTAATGAATACAGTGTCTGCCGTAAGAGGCCCTCGATACGTGTTGGTTAtgtaaatcaaagaaaatgaCCAAGGCGAGTCTCGATGATTTGGGTTTATTTGCCAAGGTTAGGGATGCACTCAGGAAAGAACACAGATCCACAGGAAGAACTGTGCTCCAtgctttttccaaagagggtCTGGGGACctcaatatttaaagggaaaagaatgaatattggagaaagagaaagaaagttttttttacaAAGGGTGTGGGTGGATAAGAGGCAagcagttgcattcttttgagtctttgatcagcCATTTACATGTGAGAGGGTGGTAGAGGTACAGTCACTTACACATtcaatgaatctgcattttttacgTAACATAAACATagggcaaaggaagcaatcagatat
This region of Gorilla gorilla gorilla isolate KB3781 chromosome 2, NHGRI_mGorGor1-v2.1_pri, whole genome shotgun sequence genomic DNA includes:
- the LOC109026333 gene encoding uncharacterized protein isoform X3, producing the protein MSALESPHLLLPLEKPTDRRAATPPSHNPSRQRAQETGGRQGHISQPRTSWARRGRDRFPPQREPTLPQVDVDFKPAERRAHFHCLKPPRVWLEHSRLSHPELAPPVDQPLRIHRPLGLEGTLSSRPIRTCEAKTKEEGRTRSVTNLGMAELVFTFTEILRSCLHSSISSYHHCLSVRPSAVASLGAGLRQTSSEESSARGDCRGKLGLGKPAAGATWAGGFCVNL
- the LOC109026333 gene encoding uncharacterized protein isoform X1 produces the protein MSALESPHLLLPLEKPTDRRAATPPSHNPSRQRAQETGGRQGHISQPRTSWARRGRDRFPPQREPTLPQVDVDFKPAERRAHFHCLKPPRVWYWLWPLYTPFPPSPKSSPQLAHHQALFHDSFLIRPFYRPHHRLEHSRLSHPELAPPVDQPLRIHRPLGLEGTLSSRPIRTCEAKTKEEGRTRSVTNLGMAELVFTFTEILRSCLHSSISSYHHCLSVRPSAVASLGAGLRQTSSEESSARGDCRGKLGLGKPAAGATWAGGFCVNL
- the LOC109026333 gene encoding uncharacterized protein isoform X2, with product MSALESPHLLLPLEKPTDRRAATPPSHNPSRQRAQETGGRQGHISQPRTSWARRGRDRFPPQREPTLPQVDVDFKPAERRAHFHCLKPPRVWYWLWPLYTPFPPSPKSSPQLAHHQALFHDSFLIRPFYRPHHRLEHSRLSHPELAPPVDQPLRIHRPLGLEGTLSSRPIRTCEAKTKEEGRTRSVTNLGMDFARLHQKKAVREGTAEESWGLGNQQQGPRGQVVSV